AGCTGTCCACGCGAACAATCGACAGCACCGGGCCGAAGATCTCGTCGATGTACACGGCCGAATCGACACTCACGTGATCGAACAGGGTGGGACCGAGCCAGAAACCGTCGGCGGCGCCATCCACCTCGATGCCGCGACCGTCAACGACCACCGTGGCCCCGTCGGCCGCCGCCACATCGATGTAGCTGGCCACCTTGTCCCGGTGTACCTCGGTGATGAGCGGGCCCATGTCGCAGCCGCGGGTGCCATCGCCCACCTTGAGGCCCTTCATCCGCTCCACGATCTTGGCAATGAGCTCATCCGCCACGGGTTCGACCGCGACGATCACGCTGATGGCCATGCACCGTTCGCCGGCGGATCCGAACCCGGCGTTCACCGCGGCATCCGCTGTGAGATCGAGGTCGGCGTCGGGTAGCACGAGCATGTGGTTCTTCGCCCCGCCGAGGGCCTGCACGCGCTTGCCGGCCTTGGCCGCGGTCTCGTAAATGTACCGGGCGATCGGGGTCGATCCCACGAAGGAGATGGCCTGCACGTCGGGGTTGACGAGCAGAGCGTCCACGGCCACCTTGTCGCCGTGCACGACGTTGAACACGCCGTCCGGGAGTCCGGCTTCCGTGAACAGCTCGGCGAGCCAGTTGGCGGCAGACGGGTCCTTCTCGCTGGGCTTGAGGATGACGGTGTTTCCGGCCGCAATGGCGATGGGGAAGTACCAGAGCGGCACCATGGCGGGAAAGTTGAACGGGCTGATGATGCCCACCACGCCGAGCGGCTGGCGCAGCGTGTACACGTCGACGCCGGTGGAGACATTCTCCGAATAGTCGCCCTTGGAGAGGTGCGGCATACCGAGGGCAAACTCCACCACCTCGAGGCCGCGAATGATCTCGCCCAGCGCGTCGGAGGTCACCTTGCCGTGCTCGGCGGTGAGGATGTCGGCCAGCTCACCCTTGCGCGCGTTGAGCAGCTCCCGAAAGTTGTACATGATGGTCTGGCGTTTGGCCTGACTCGTGTCGCGCCACGCCGGGAAGGCCGCCTGGGCGACCGCGACGGCAGCGTCGAGGTCGGCCGCGGTGGCGAGGATGAGGTTCTTGGTGACACGGCCGGTCGCCGGATTGTAGACGGGAGAGGTGCGGGTTGAGGTGCCGCTGAAGATGCTGCCGCTGACGTAGTGGGAGAGCCTAGGGGATTCAGTCATTATCGTTCGATTCCTTCGTGTGAATGAGGCGAAAAAGGATGGTCCGGCG
This sequence is a window from Cryobacterium sp. CG_9.6. Protein-coding genes within it:
- a CDS encoding CoA-acylating methylmalonate-semialdehyde dehydrogenase, which encodes MTESPRLSHYVSGSIFSGTSTRTSPVYNPATGRVTKNLILATAADLDAAVAVAQAAFPAWRDTSQAKRQTIMYNFRELLNARKGELADILTAEHGKVTSDALGEIIRGLEVVEFALGMPHLSKGDYSENVSTGVDVYTLRQPLGVVGIISPFNFPAMVPLWYFPIAIAAGNTVILKPSEKDPSAANWLAELFTEAGLPDGVFNVVHGDKVAVDALLVNPDVQAISFVGSTPIARYIYETAAKAGKRVQALGGAKNHMLVLPDADLDLTADAAVNAGFGSAGERCMAISVIVAVEPVADELIAKIVERMKGLKVGDGTRGCDMGPLITEVHRDKVASYIDVAAADGATVVVDGRGIEVDGAADGFWLGPTLFDHVSVDSAVYIDEIFGPVLSIVRVDSYTEGLNLINASPYGNGTAIFTNDGGAARRFQNEVQVGMVGINVPIPVPVAYHSFGGWKNSLFGDAKAYGPAGINFFTREKAVTSRWLDPSHGGINLGFPQNQ